From a single Paraburkholderia youngii genomic region:
- a CDS encoding aldehyde dehydrogenase family protein → MELGGHAPVIVHADADPVQSAKWLATTRFRNCGQVCISPSRFYVHRSILMPFAWRAHCR, encoded by the coding sequence ATGGAGCTGGGCGGACATGCGCCGGTGATCGTCCATGCCGACGCGGACCCCGTGCAAAGCGCGAAATGGCTCGCAACGACCAGGTTCCGCAATTGTGGTCAGGTCTGCATCTCGCCGTCGCGGTTCTATGTGCACCGGTCGATCCTGATGCCGTTTGCGTGGAGAGCGCACTGTCGCTGA